Within Halorubrum lacusprofundi ATCC 49239, the genomic segment TTCGTCGTTTGCGCTCGATTCGTCGTTTGCGCTCGATCCGTTGATCGAGTCGTTCGGCGTCGAGAGTGTGGATATCTCGTCGTACATGGAACCAACTACGGCCGAATCGACGACCGCACACGACAGTACGACGTTAATTCATATGTATTCGAGCCGAACGCAAGGCGGAACTGAAAGTTGTCGAACGTCGGCACCGATCGAGGGCGCGACTGGTGGTATCGCTCGGGCGCTCAGATCAGCGGCTCGACGATCTCTCGGCCCTCGGCGAGCAGGTTGTCGACCGCTGCGTCGGAGTCGGCCTCGGCGTACACCCGTAGTTTCGGCTCCGTGCCCGAAGGGCGGACGAGCAGCCACGAGCCGTTCTCCAAGAGGAGCTTAAAGCCGTCGAGGGTGACCACTTTCGCGACCCCATGGCCGGCCACTGATTCGGGGATGTGGTCCTCAAGGTCGGCGAGGACGCCCACCTTGCGGTCGTCGGGGCAGTCGAGCGACACCTTCCCGGACGCGATCGCCCCGTGCTCGTCGAGCAGGCGATCGACCCGGTTGTCGAACGGCTCCGCGGCGTGGGTGCCCGCGGCGAGCAGCGCCATCAACACGCCGTCCTTCTCGCGGACGTGGCCGCGGAGGGTGAATCCGCCCGACTCCTCGCCGCCGAACAGCGCGTCGTGCTCGCCCATCGCCTCGGCGACCCACTTGAAGCCGACCGGGGTCTCGTACACTTCCTCACCGTGCGCCTCCGCGATGCGGTCGACGAGGAACGTCGTCGAGACCGTGCGGACCGCCGGCCCGGAGTCGTTCTCTAAGAGCCGGTCGTAGCAGGCGGCGTAGAAGAGGTTGGCGTCGAGCACGCCGCGCTCGGGCGTGACGACCGCGATCCGGTCGGCGTCGCCGTCGTTGGCGATTCCCATGTCGACATCGCTGTCCGGGTCCGTCACGCGGTCGGCCAGCTCTTGGAGGTGCGCGGCCGAGGGCTCCGGCGAGTCGCCGCCGAAGGTCACGTCGCGGTCGCAGCGCAGCCGGACGACCTCCGCGCCGGCCGATTCGAGGAGCGCGTCGGTGACGCCGCGCCCGCTCCCGTGCATCGCGTCGTACGCGACGGTGAGCCCGTCGAGATCGACGCCGTTGCCTCCGGTTGCAGCGCCGACGACCTCGCGGGCCGCGTCGGCGTGGTCGCTCACGAGGTCGACGCGGGAAACCTCGCCGTGCTCGGCCTCAGGGAGGAGGTCGGGCTCTGCGAGGCGGGCGACGACGTCTTCAGTGACCGCGGGGAGCGCGGGCGCGCCGTCGTGCGGGATGAACTTCACGCCGTTGTACTCGGGCGGGTTGTGGGAGGCGGTGACCATGCAGGCACCAGCGAGCCCGCGGTCGACGATGGCGTAGGCGATCACGGGCGTCGGGGTGTCACGCTCGGGGAGGAGTACGTCGAAGCCGTTGCCGGCGAGCACCTCGGCGAGGCTCTCGGCGAACCCCTCCGAGGTCTCGCGGGCGTCGTAGCCGACCGCGACTGGCTCGTCGTGGCCCGCCGCCGCGAGGTGGTCGGCGACCGCCTGTCCCACGATCCGCACGCGGTCGTCGGTGAAGGTGTCGAGCGTCGCCCGCCAGCCGTCCGTACCGAAGGCAATCTGGTCCACATCGACCACGTCAGCGGCGGGGACAATAATGCCCGGTGTCCCCTTCCCGGTCACGGACGTTGCCGGAACGAGCTGCCGGTGGAGGTTTATAAATAACCGGTGAGAGCGAGAGATCCGTCTCTCGTAGACCGCCCGCGTTTTTGGTCTCTCACCCCGAACCCGACGTATGACCCGAATCGTCGCCGTCTCCGGCAGTCGGAGCGCGGACAGCACCACACGGGCCGCGCTGTCGGTCGCGCTCGACGCCGCGGCCGACGCCGGCGCCGAGACCGGGATGATCGATCTGGGCACGGTCGATCTCCCGCTGTATCACCCGGCCGAGGACGTACAGGGCGACAGCGAGCGGCTGACGCGGCTCGTCCGGGAGGCCGACGGCGTCCTCGCGGGCACGCCCGTCTACCACGGTTCCTACTCGTCGACGTTCAAGAACTTCCACG encodes:
- a CDS encoding NADPH-dependent FMN reductase yields the protein MTRIVAVSGSRSADSTTRAALSVALDAAADAGAETGMIDLGTVDLPLYHPAEDVQGDSERLTRLVREADGVLAGTPVYHGSYSSTFKNFHDFCGSDEYENTAVGLLATAGGGSYGGTLEHLRSTFRNVHAWTVPHEVGIQGASRYVETGEEPRITDDDLRRRTETLGRVVTEHAERLRG
- a CDS encoding phosphoglucomutase/phosphomannomutase family protein → MDQIAFGTDGWRATLDTFTDDRVRIVGQAVADHLAAAGHDEPVAVGYDARETSEGFAESLAEVLAGNGFDVLLPERDTPTPVIAYAIVDRGLAGACMVTASHNPPEYNGVKFIPHDGAPALPAVTEDVVARLAEPDLLPEAEHGEVSRVDLVSDHADAAREVVGAATGGNGVDLDGLTVAYDAMHGSGRGVTDALLESAGAEVVRLRCDRDVTFGGDSPEPSAAHLQELADRVTDPDSDVDMGIANDGDADRIAVVTPERGVLDANLFYAACYDRLLENDSGPAVRTVSTTFLVDRIAEAHGEEVYETPVGFKWVAEAMGEHDALFGGEESGGFTLRGHVREKDGVLMALLAAGTHAAEPFDNRVDRLLDEHGAIASGKVSLDCPDDRKVGVLADLEDHIPESVAGHGVAKVVTLDGFKLLLENGSWLLVRPSGTEPKLRVYAEADSDAAVDNLLAEGREIVEPLI